A window from Heteronotia binoei isolate CCM8104 ecotype False Entrance Well chromosome 15, APGP_CSIRO_Hbin_v1, whole genome shotgun sequence encodes these proteins:
- the LOC132584386 gene encoding protein S100-A6-like gives MACPLGQALALLVTVFHKNASREGDRNSLNKKELEKLIQKELTIGPHLSDAGIQGLMSDLDHDGNQEVNFQEYVTFLGAMAIIYNEALMG, from the exons ATGGCATGCCCCCTGGGCCAAGCTCTTGCCCTCCTGGTTACTGTTTTTCACAAGAATGCAAGCAGAGAAG gtGACAGGAACAGCCTGAACAAGAAAGAGTTGGAGAAACTGATCCAGAAGGAGTTGACCATTGGACCACACTTGAGTGATGCTGGGATTCAAGGACTGATGTCTGATCTGGATCACGATGGAAACCAGGAGGTGAACTTCCAGGAATATGTGACCTTCCTTGGTGCCATGGCAATAATTTACAATGAGGCACTGATGGGCTAA